The window ACCTATGCCATTGATAGATGGCCGAGTACTCAAGCCAACCGGCAAAGCGTTCAGTACACATATCGTTACATTAGTTCGTTGGGAAGATGGTCAGATTGCTGAAGAATACCTTATGTGGGACAACATGGATTGGTACGGACAAATCGGTGCACTTGAAGCTATTATTGGTAAATAATAAGGTTCATTACGGATTAGCAGGAGCTTTAAACAAGAACGCTAGTCAGTGATATGATTTAGCTGTCAAAAACTACTGTTTTCATACAAAACCGCCGAAGTTTACTTCGGCGGTTTAATGTTTTAGCTAAACGGAAATTAGTTGTTGCTGTGTAGCTCGCTGTTCAGTTCAACAGCGGACTTGTTCGCTAGACATTCGATTTGACCAGTGATCGAGTTGCGACGGAACAGAAGATCAGAAACGCCAGCTAGGTCGCGAGCTTTAATGATTTCTACTTCGTTGCCTTCTTTATCTAGCATGCGAACCTTAGTACCCGCAGTCACGTAAAGGCCAGACTCAACCGTACAACGGTCGCCCATTGGGAAACCAAGACCAGCGTTTGCGCCTAGTAGGCAGTTTTCGCCGATAGAGATAACCATAGTACCGCCACCAGATAGCGTACCCATGATAGAAGCGCCGCCGCCGATATCAGAACCGTTACCTACAACAACACCCGCAGAGATACGACCTTCAACCATGCTCACACCGGTAGTACCTGCATTGAAGTTGATGAAACCTTCGTGCATTACTGTTGTACCTTCACCCACATGTGCACCAAGACGAACACGAGAAGTGTCAGCAATACGAATACCTGTTGGTACCACGTAATCCACCATTTTAGGGAACTTGTCTACGCAATCTACAGACAGAGCGCGACCAGCAAGGCGAGCTTCGATTTGACGCTCAGCTAGCTCTGGAAGATCGATAGGGCCTTCGTTTGTCCATGCGATGTTGTGCAGTAGACCGAAGATGCCGTCTAGTACCGTACCGTGTGGTTGTACTAGGCGGTTAGAGATAAGTTGTAGCTTTAGGAAGCCTTCAGAAACAGATGCTGGCTTCTCGTCAGTTGCAAGAACAACAAGAACAAGTGGCTGCTCAGATGCTGCTGCTTTTTCTGCGAAAGATGCGTTTGCAGCATCGTCGTTTGCTGCGAATGCTTTCGCTAGTTCTGCGCTTTGTGCAGCAGAGATTTCGATAGCTTGATTACCTTCAGTGTAACCTGCAACTTCACCAACAGCCGCAACAAGAGCGTCGCTTGGGTTTAGAAGTGGGTTAGGGAAGAACGCTTCAATGATTTTATTGTCGCGGTTTTTGGTTGCCGTACCGAAGGCTAGTGAAAAGTAAGCCATGTTGAATCTCCATGTGTTGAGTCTTGATTTTGCTATTCCATAAGAGCGACTCGAATAACAAGCGCTGCCGTTAGCAAAGTTAATTTAATTCCGTTCATCATAAAGAGAGCGCCCTCGTTATGAAAGGGCGCATTAGGATAAAGTCTGTAAAATGATATTGCTTGTCTTTCTGGAGATAGTTTTCTGCAATGAGAAAGTGTTGTAGATCAACACCAGTTGGCTTGTAATTTAATCAATACTCTCGTTTGAATCGTCTTCTCTAAACAAACAGCGCCTTATAAGCCTGTTCAATCCCTTCAATCAGCATCTGCATACCGATGACTGCGAGTATCAAACCCATCATTCGGGTTATCACGTTTAATGCACTTGGTCCGACAGCTTTAACAAATCGCTCGCCGAATACAAACAAGATATAGGTTAAGGTACATAGCAGGCCGAAAGCGACGATGGTTATGATGGTTTCATAGACCCCCTCGGTACTGGCAAAGTTCATTGCAGTGGCAATGGTGCCGGGGCCTGCGAGAATTGGCATTGCCAGCGGTGAGACGGCGATACTTAGCGCAGCGTCTTTCTGGGCGTCTGAGTTCACTTTCTCTTTTGCTTTGGCATGTGTTGAATCACCTTGCAGCATGTGGAAGCCAATCAAGAACACTAGGATCCCGCCAGTGATGCGAAGTGCGTAAAGTGTGATACCAAATAGGTCGAAGATGAGTTTACCCGACACAGCAAAAGTACTGACGATTATGAAGGCGATGAATACCGAGCGGAAAGCGATCGATTTGACTGTTTCCCTGTCATTGTCACCGGTTAATCCAAGAAAAATTGGCGTATTAGCGATAGGGTTCATAATGG is drawn from Vibrio sp. SNU_ST1 and contains these coding sequences:
- the dapD gene encoding 2,3,4,5-tetrahydropyridine-2,6-dicarboxylate N-succinyltransferase, with the protein product MAYFSLAFGTATKNRDNKIIEAFFPNPLLNPSDALVAAVGEVAGYTEGNQAIEISAAQSAELAKAFAANDDAANASFAEKAAASEQPLVLVVLATDEKPASVSEGFLKLQLISNRLVQPHGTVLDGIFGLLHNIAWTNEGPIDLPELAERQIEARLAGRALSVDCVDKFPKMVDYVVPTGIRIADTSRVRLGAHVGEGTTVMHEGFINFNAGTTGVSMVEGRISAGVVVGNGSDIGGGASIMGTLSGGGTMVISIGENCLLGANAGLGFPMGDRCTVESGLYVTAGTKVRMLDKEGNEVEIIKARDLAGVSDLLFRRNSITGQIECLANKSAVELNSELHSNN
- a CDS encoding MarC family protein; its protein translation is MKELIIHTITVFMGFFAIMNPIANTPIFLGLTGDNDRETVKSIAFRSVFIAFIIVSTFAVSGKLIFDLFGITLYALRITGGILVFLIGFHMLQGDSTHAKAKEKVNSDAQKDAALSIAVSPLAMPILAGPGTIATAMNFASTEGVYETIITIVAFGLLCTLTYILFVFGERFVKAVGPSALNVITRMMGLILAVIGMQMLIEGIEQAYKALFV